The following are encoded together in the Triticum dicoccoides isolate Atlit2015 ecotype Zavitan chromosome 6B, WEW_v2.0, whole genome shotgun sequence genome:
- the LOC119320555 gene encoding transcription termination factor MTERF15, mitochondrial-like: LPPLHRLLSAAAAPAASPDSGFEVERYLVATCGLTRTQALKASAKLSHLKSPAKPDAVLAFLAGLGLSGADVAALVARDPLFLCAGVEGNLGPAVAGLTGLGLSRPEVARLISLSPDRFRRKNVVPKVGYYLPLFGSSEDLLSGVKRGLFLLSVDVDRVVKPNVAVLRECGLCVRDIAKVLIQMPRIITARPERTLAMVACAERIGVPRGSGMFRQALQAVACFSEEKIAAKVEQLKKTLRWSDADVGIALCKWPTVLRWSNDMLQRKSEFLISKVGLEPAYIAHRPAILGLSLERRLKPRYYVMRFLKENGLLSHARDYNSMLLVSEKVFVERFIRPHKQAAPHIAEDYAAACTGEVPARFRFT, from the coding sequence CTCCCCCCTCTCCACCGCCTcctatccgccgccgccgcgcccgccgcctccCCCGACTCCGGCTTCGAAGTGGAGCGCTACCTCGTCGCCACCTGCGGGCTGACCCGAACGCAGGCGCTCAAGGCCTCCGCCAAGCTCTCCCACCTCAAGTCGCCCGCCAAGCCCGACGCCGTgctcgccttcctcgccggcctcggcctctccggcgccgacgTGGCCGCCCTCGTCGCCAGGGACCCGCTCTTCCTCTGCGCCGGCGTGGAGGGAAACCTGGGCCCCGCCGTCGCCGGGCTCACCGGCCTCGGCCTGTCGCGCCCTGAGGTCGCGCGCCTCATCTCGCTCTCCCCCGACCGATTCCGCCGCAAGAACGTCGTGCCCAAGGTGGGCTACTACCTGCCTCTCTTCGGCTCCTCCGAGGACCTCCTCTCCGGGGTCAAGCGCGGCTTGTTCCTTCTCTCCGTCGACGTCGACCGGGTGGTCAAGCCCAACGTCGCGGTCCTGCGGGAGTGCGGGCTATGTGTTCGCGACATTGCCAAGGTGCTCATCCAAATGCCGAGGATCATCACCGCCAGGCCGGAGCGCACCCTTGCAATGGTCGCGTGCGCCGAGCGTATTGGTGTGCCCCGTGGCTCTGGGATGTTTAGGCAAGCGCTGCAGGCTGTCGCATGCTTCAGCGAGGAGAAGATTGCCGCCAAAGTGGAACAGTTGAAGAAGACATTGCGGTGGTCCGATGCCGATGTCGGCATTGCTCTGTGCAAGTGGCCGACTGTGCTGAGGTGGTCGAATGACATGCTGCAGCGCAAGTCTGAGTTCCTCATCTCTAAGGTGGGCTTGGAACCGGCGTACATTGCCCACCGTCCGGCAATACTCGGTCTTAGCTTGGAGCGCCGTCTCAAGCCCCGGTACTATGTTATGAGGTTTCTTAAGGAAAATGGATTGCTGAGTCATGCCAGAGACTACAATTCTATGCTCTTGGTCAGCGAGAAGGTATTTGTGGAGAGGTTCATACGCCCCCACAAGCAAGCTGCGCCACACATTGCTGAAGACTATGCAGCCGCTTGCACAGGGGAGGTGCCTGCTAGATTCAGATTTACATGA